ACCCCAGTAACATGAATACAGCCATTGTTGCCCGGCCGTTAAAGCGGCTGGCTTGCATGAGTTTCATATCGACAGCAACCAGCTTGGATGAGCTTGAAAGCGTGCTGTCTAAGGTAGACATAGCTGAGATGACCAATGTGATATTAAATAACAGCATTGCGTTGTCGCCGAGTAAGCGAAGTAACGCCGTGTTCATTGACTCGCCGGATATTGCCTGTGCACCGGCGATTACACCTAAAGCACCGAACACAATGATGCAGATAACACTTATCCAGCCTGCGTGCAGAAAGCTTTTACGTGTGGTTTCACGGTCGGCAAGAAAACCACGATCCATCATTACCGGATCATGCATTGGATAGCTCCATACCTGCAGGAAAGCGACCAGCAACAAAATCGGGCCAGGTTCGGTAATATCAAAGGCCTTGAACATCAGGTTGTCGACACTCAGGTGTCCCTGAAATAACACCATTCCACTAAGTAACGCCAGTACAACCAAAAACAGTACCATCTGGAATAAGTCTGTGCGCAGGGAAGCTTTGAGCCCGCCCAGCATTGAATAAATCAGTGTAATGCCTGCAAATAAAACCACTGCAAATGTATAACTGCTGCTGCCTGCAGCACCAAAGAGAATGCCTATTACCAGTATATTTGCGAAGACTTCACTGATAAGACGCAGGCCAATTACAAAGTTGTAGCAGCTTGTACCCCAGCGGCCGAAGCGATCATTTAGAAACTCTTGAACACTCTGGTAGCCATGCTGAAAACGCAGTGAGTCGATGATTTTTCCGCCGGTGAGAAAAGACAGGTAGTAAGCGGCATAAGCAAGTGTGCCCCAGATACCATAATAGAAGCCAAGAATAGCTGCATTTAGCAATGATCGGGCAAAGATCCAGGTGGTTACCTGTGAGAAGGTAAGCAGTAATAAGCCAGGTTGCTCACCGTCTTTGCTGTAGCCTTTAAAAAAGGTTTGGTCGTTATTTACCTTGGGGGAAAGAAATAATGAGATCGCCGCAACGATGCCTACAACAATTGCCAGTGATAACGCCATGTTAAATGCTCTTGGTGGGAGAGAACAGACTGCAGCATGCTGCAGATTGACGTGAAATTACAAGGCAAAATGCCGGAGTGGTCAAGGCAGCAGTTTCCACAGCCAAGATTGATTGTTTTATAACTTATAACAGTTAGCTATATACCGCGATTAATTGTAACCGGTCGGGCCAGTAAATAACCGTTTGGCCCGACTGGTTTGAAACAACTTCAGTCGAACGCTTTACCGGTAGGCACGGCAACTACAGGTACTTTCGCACCTTTGATTACCTGACGGGTAGTCTGGCTGTGATGGCCGAAAGTGTTTTCTGAACCCATCACAATCATATCGGCATTGCTCAGTTTGGCTTGTGCCAGAATTGAGTCGGTATAGTTACCTTCTACAACTCTTTGTTCGATATTGAGTGTGACCGCTTTATCCAGCGATCCCAGTTCCTCTTCACAAAAACGTTCGACACGTTTTTGCATGGAGGCTTTTACTTCATCAATGCCTTCGTCGTGAATCTTCTTTACCAGGTCTTGTGGCAGGTAGTTTTGAATGAGTGCCTGACCCAGTTCACCGATAGGCTCAATAACGTGAAGCATGATGATATGTGCGTCAAATTGCTGTGCCAGATTAACTGCCTGACGGAATACCGGACGGGTATGCTTGCCCAGAGAGGTTGTGTAAAGAATCGTTTTAATCGTTGGTAAAGCCATGATCTTCCTCGCTAATTATCTGCCGCAGGTGGGTTCAGCATAGGAGCTAAACTCACCTGACTAAGGTAAGTCTTACTTAAACAAGGGTAAATCCCATAAGTTGGGTAGCCTTGATCAGGGTCAACAACCGCAACGGCGTTTAGATGTTTTGCCAATACCAGGGTTGAATGTATTCGTTGGGTCCAGGGCAACGTAGAAGTCTTTCAGTCCTTCTTCAGCTGCGTACAGGTGCCCAACGTTATGCTCAGCCGGATACTTAGCTCCTTTTGCAGCAAGAATTTCCAGCATCTGCTTTTTGATGGCTGCGGCATCAGCACCTTTCTTTAAAATATAGTCCTGATGGAATACGTGGCACATAAAATGTCCGTAATAAAGAGAGCTGACTAACTGACTACTGATCTCTTCCGGTAGCTCTTCAACCCAGTTTTCATCGTTACGTTTAAGTGCAATATCAAGTGCGAGAATGTTTTCAACTTCATCCTGATGAACTGTTTGATAACGAATAGCGGCACCAGCAGCGGCAAAACGTAGCAAATACGCTTTTTTGGCTTCATCAGCATTACAGGCGAAGTAATTACCAGATGTACTGTTTGCAAAAAATTCCTTGAGATAATTTTCAGCTTCATTAATACCTGTGTCGCTCATTTTAAGAATCAGGTGATGCTCGTAGTCATCCCTGTATTGCAGCAGACGCTTAGGTACAATGTTTTTCCAGCAGCGGCTTAATAGCTGCATGGCCCTGTCCGGTATATCTTTTGGCAGAAAACTAAAGCGATTTAACCAGGCACTTATTGCGCCTTTCATTGCAAAGAGCCTTGGTAGCGGGTCAGTGCCAAGATAGTTAATCATCAGGAATACGTCTTTACCGTATTTCAGGGCAATGTCGAAAACATCCCGGTGCATGTACTCGCCGACTTCCGGGAGGTTGTCAAAGTTCTGCAGAATATCCCGGCGAAGCTGGGTTAGCTCTTTCGGGTCATTGGTGCCGATATAAAAAACCTGTTCTTTTTCAGCAACTGGAAATGTGTCGATACGGACTGCAAAGATTGCCAGTTTGCCGGCACAACCGCTGGCTTCGTAGAGGCGGCTGGTATCTGCGTTATAGCGTGCTGGGGTGTCGGCATCTACATCCCGGAGAATTTCAGGGTAATCGCTGGCAGAGGCTTTTCCTTCATAGGGCTCAAGAGTGTAGGCATTGAAGTGCTGTAACTCTAAGTTAGTGAGAATTTCCTCTGGTGTGTTACCCAGTTCTATGCCCAGATGGTTTACCAGTTCCAGCTCACCTGTAGGATTGATTTGCGCGTATAGCGATAGTTCTGAATAAGCCGGGCCGCGCTTTACCAGTGCGCCACCCGAATTGTTGGCTATTCCACCAATGATTGAAGCGCCTATGCAGGAAGAGCCTATAACCGAATGCGGTGCACGATTCAGTGGCTTAAGCAGTTTTTCCAGTGTGAACAGAGTTGCTCCGGGAAAGCTGATAATTTGCTTTCCTTCATCAAGCAGGATGATTTTATTCATTCGGGTGGTATTGAGGATGACTATATCGCGGTCATAATCATCACCACTGGGTGTTGAACCTTCTGTCAGGCCTGTATTAGCTGCCTGCATAATGATTATTTTGTTGGCTTTTACGCAGGCTTTAAGGATCTGCCATTGTTGCAGTAAAGTGGTCGGGAATACGACGGCCAGGGCATCGCCTTTTCCGGAGCGAAAGCCACTGCGGTAGTGTTCTGTCTGGCGCTCTTTAGTGTAGATATTGTCTTTACCGACAATTCCACTCAACTGCTGGATAATCGCATCTTGTGACATAGTGATAGCCTTGAGTATTTCACGTTACATCACGGCCTGGCGAATGCCAGACCGGGGTCTATAACGGCAGTAGATTAGCCGTATGCAGCAGCAGGTAACCAGAGTACCAGCTGCGGCCAGAAAACCAGCACTAACAGGCCGATCAATTGCAGGATAATGAAAGGCGTCACACCTTTATAGATATCTGTAATCTTCACATTTGGCGGGCATACACCTTTCAGATAGAAGAGGGCAAAACCGACCGGGGGGGTGAGGAAGGATGTCTGTAAGGCCATGGCGACCAACATCACAAACCAGACCAGCTCAGGATTATCGACAACACCGTAGCCATTAATATCCAGGCCCAGCGCCGAAATAACCGGTGCCAGTAATGGCAGAATGATCAGCGTGATTTCGATCCAGTCGAGGAAGAAACCCAGCAAGAAGATCACGCCCAGAATAAAGAAAATAATACCGTACGGACCAAATGGCAGACCAGTCAGGAATGACTCAATCAACTCATCACCGCCTAATTCCCGCAGTACCAGTGCAAAACAGGTCGCACCAATGAAAATTGCAAAGATGTAGGCTGTCGTATTATAGGTGCCGGTCATAACCTCTTTCAGCACTTTAAAGCTGAACTTACGGTTATAGATTGCCAGCATAGTGGCACCGAAAGCACCCACACCGGAGGCTTCCGTTGGTGTGGCGATACCCGCAAATATCGACCCCAGTACAACGAAGATCAACGCCAATGTCGGCAATATAGCCTTCAGTACTGAAATCAGTGTGGCAAAAGTGACTGGCTTGGCATCCACAGGCAAAGGTGCTGAGTCAGGCTTAAGGAAGCCGGTAATCAGAATATAGGCAATGTACATCGCGCCTAACATCAGGCCGGGGAAGACCGCGCCCATGAACAGATCGCCTACGGATAAACCTAACTGGTCGGCCATGATGACCAGCATGATGCTGGGGGGAATTAAAATGCCTAAGGTGCCAGCACTGGCAATAGTACCCAGCGCAAGCGGCATTGAGTAACCCTGCTTAGTCATGGAAGGTAAAGACATTACCGCGAGTAACACGACTGAAGCACCAATGATGCCGGTAGACGCCGCGAGGATAATCCCGATAGCCGTAACGGTAATCGCCAGGCCACCGCGGACATTTCCGAACAGCTCCTGCATGGACTTCATCAGCCGTTCCGCAACACCGGATTTATCTAGCATGATGCCCATAAATATGAACATGGGGAGGGCGACCAGAATCCAGTTATCCATGATCTTCCAGAGGCGGTTTACAACCAACCCCAGTGTCAGATAATCCAGCCCGGTAATCGTGTCGAAATAGGTATCAGCAAGGTAACCAATACCCGCAAAAATTACGCCTATGCCGCCTAATACCCAGGCAACAGGAATGCCGGTAAATAACAGTGCGATGAATGATACAAACATCGCAATGACAAGAATTTCATTAATTTCCATTATGCATCCCCTCTAAACAACAGAACGGTGTCGCGGTACAAACGTGAAAGTGCCGCCAGTGCCAGCATTGCCATGCTGAACGGAATGACGCTCTTAATCAGCCAGCGCCAGGGCAGGCCAGAAGGAGATTCTGAATGTTCGTTGATGCGCCAGGCATCGGCAACAAATTCAAGACTGTGTAAAAAGATGATGCTGATAAATGGCAATACCAATACCAAAATACCGAAGATCTCGATGATGTATTTACTGCGGGCACGGAAACCTGTGTAGAACAAATCTACACGGATATGAGAATTTGTTGTCTGTGCGTAAGCGAGGCCAAACATTACGCCTACAGCATAGAGGTGCCATTGCAACTCTTCGAGCAGAATTAAGCCGCTTGAAAAGCCCTTCCGCAGAATTACCTGAGTCATGATTACCAGTACAAGTAATACGTATGACCAGGCGATGTAGCTGCCAATTTTTTGAATAGCGCGATCGATACAATCGGCGAGAGGCACTGGTGGCATGTTACCTGAAGTATTCACCTTGAGGCTCCTCTGTAAATTATTATTCTGAAACATCTACTACTGAGTGCAGTTATAAACGGGCTGCAAGGGCAGCCCGTATACTGCAAAGGGAGAAGTAAGTTTCTCCGGTGGGAACGTCTTAGCGTTCAGCGCGAGGCAGGAAGGCATTTGCTTCCCACAGGTCGTAACCTTTACGGAAAGTGCTCATGTCAGTCCATACCTTATTGAAGAATTCGTCGCCGGCAGTCTTCTCA
The DNA window shown above is from Aliamphritea ceti and carries:
- a CDS encoding sodium:proline symporter; its protein translation is MALSLAIVVGIVAAISLFLSPKVNNDQTFFKGYSKDGEQPGLLLLTFSQVTTWIFARSLLNAAILGFYYGIWGTLAYAAYYLSFLTGGKIIDSLRFQHGYQSVQEFLNDRFGRWGTSCYNFVIGLRLISEVFANILVIGILFGAAGSSSYTFAVVLFAGITLIYSMLGGLKASLRTDLFQMVLFLVVLALLSGMVLFQGHLSVDNLMFKAFDITEPGPILLLVAFLQVWSYPMHDPVMMDRGFLADRETTRKSFLHAGWISVICIIVFGALGVIAGAQAISGESMNTALLRLLGDNAMLLFNITLVISAMSTLDSTLSSSSKLVAVDMKLMQASRFNGRATMAVFMLLGLLCVFLGNKDLFSAVAVSGTASMYLAPVIFFCLWGKQDQVPVWSYVSTFVLAIAGAAIYFVESAGHTHLLGDSHKYTKLLFISAGVMIAGCTLFWLGILSNRNSQPLPSST
- a CDS encoding universal stress protein → MALPTIKTILYTTSLGKHTRPVFRQAVNLAQQFDAHIIMLHVIEPIGELGQALIQNYLPQDLVKKIHDEGIDEVKASMQKRVERFCEEELGSLDKAVTLNIEQRVVEGNYTDSILAQAKLSNADMIVMGSENTFGHHSQTTRQVIKGAKVPVVAVPTGKAFD
- the dld gene encoding D-lactate dehydrogenase is translated as MSQDAIIQQLSGIVGKDNIYTKERQTEHYRSGFRSGKGDALAVVFPTTLLQQWQILKACVKANKIIIMQAANTGLTEGSTPSGDDYDRDIVILNTTRMNKIILLDEGKQIISFPGATLFTLEKLLKPLNRAPHSVIGSSCIGASIIGGIANNSGGALVKRGPAYSELSLYAQINPTGELELVNHLGIELGNTPEEILTNLELQHFNAYTLEPYEGKASASDYPEILRDVDADTPARYNADTSRLYEASGCAGKLAIFAVRIDTFPVAEKEQVFYIGTNDPKELTQLRRDILQNFDNLPEVGEYMHRDVFDIALKYGKDVFLMINYLGTDPLPRLFAMKGAISAWLNRFSFLPKDIPDRAMQLLSRCWKNIVPKRLLQYRDDYEHHLILKMSDTGINEAENYLKEFFANSTSGNYFACNADEAKKAYLLRFAAAGAAIRYQTVHQDEVENILALDIALKRNDENWVEELPEEISSQLVSSLYYGHFMCHVFHQDYILKKGADAAAIKKQMLEILAAKGAKYPAEHNVGHLYAAEEGLKDFYVALDPTNTFNPGIGKTSKRRCGC
- a CDS encoding TRAP transporter large permease; amino-acid sequence: MEINEILVIAMFVSFIALLFTGIPVAWVLGGIGVIFAGIGYLADTYFDTITGLDYLTLGLVVNRLWKIMDNWILVALPMFIFMGIMLDKSGVAERLMKSMQELFGNVRGGLAITVTAIGIILAASTGIIGASVVLLAVMSLPSMTKQGYSMPLALGTIASAGTLGILIPPSIMLVIMADQLGLSVGDLFMGAVFPGLMLGAMYIAYILITGFLKPDSAPLPVDAKPVTFATLISVLKAILPTLALIFVVLGSIFAGIATPTEASGVGAFGATMLAIYNRKFSFKVLKEVMTGTYNTTAYIFAIFIGATCFALVLRELGGDELIESFLTGLPFGPYGIIFFILGVIFLLGFFLDWIEITLIILPLLAPVISALGLDINGYGVVDNPELVWFVMLVAMALQTSFLTPPVGFALFYLKGVCPPNVKITDIYKGVTPFIILQLIGLLVLVFWPQLVLWLPAAAYG
- a CDS encoding TRAP transporter small permease subunit, with the translated sequence MNTSGNMPPVPLADCIDRAIQKIGSYIAWSYVLLVLVIMTQVILRKGFSSGLILLEELQWHLYAVGVMFGLAYAQTTNSHIRVDLFYTGFRARSKYIIEIFGILVLVLPFISIIFLHSLEFVADAWRINEHSESPSGLPWRWLIKSVIPFSMAMLALAALSRLYRDTVLLFRGDA